Proteins encoded together in one Meles meles chromosome 7, mMelMel3.1 paternal haplotype, whole genome shotgun sequence window:
- the LOC123947135 gene encoding olfactory receptor 8S1-like, translating into MASVNHSSITEFILLGLSADPHVQVLLFFLFLIIYLLTLLGNLLIILVIHTDSNLHTPMYFFLSHLSFQDLFYSSVTVPKLLENLLSQRKAISVEGCLVQVFFVFATTGIEACLLSVMAYDRYAAICHPLLYGQVMNKQLCERLVWGSWVVAFLDALVNILLALKMDFCEVQTIHHYSCELPSLFPLSCSDVSTNSAVLLCSALLHAIGTCLLIFFSYVRILSTILSISSTTGRSKAFSTCSSHLTAVMLFYGSSIVRYLMPTSGSPLELILSIQYSVITPLVNPLIYSWKSKEVKEALRRMVIKYLQCLGTEEI; encoded by the coding sequence ATGGCCTCAGTGAATCACAGCAGCATCACAGAGTTCATCCTTCTTGGGCTGTCTGCTGACCCCCATGTCCAGGTTCTgctcttttttctgttcctgaTAATTTACCTTCTCACTCTGCTGGGGAACCTGCTGATAATACTTGTGATCCATACAGATTCtaacctccacacacccatgtacttcttcctgagCCATCTCTCCTTCCAAGACCTCTTCTATTCTTCAGTCACCGTGCCCAAGCTGCTGGAGAACCTCCTGTCTCAGAGGAAAGCCATCTCCGTAGAGGGATGCCTGGTTCAGGTCTTCTTTGTGTTTGCCACTACAGGGATTGAGGCTTGCCTGCTCTCAGtaatggcctatgaccgctatgctGCCATCTGCCACCCTCTGCTCTATGGACAGGTAATGAATAAACAGCTATGCGAGAGGTTGGTATGGGGCTCTTGGGTCGTGGCCTTTCTGGATGCACTCGTGAACATCCtcctggctttgaagatggactTCTGTGAGGTTCAAACCATCCACCACTACTCCTGTGAGctgccttccctcttccctctctcctgctctgatGTCTCCACCAACTCTGCAGTGCTACTCTGCTCTGCCCTCCTGCATGCCATTGGCACCTGCCTCCTGATCTTCTTCTCTTATGTTCGCATTCTCTCCACCATCCTGAGCATCAGCTCCACCACAGGCAGAAGCaaagccttctccacctgctcctcccacctCACCGCGGTGATGCTGTTCTACGGCTCATCCATCGTTCGCTATCTCATGCCAACGTCAGGCTCACCTCTGGAGTTGATCCTCTCCATACAGTATAGTGTAATCACTCCCCTGGTGAATCCACTCATCTACAGTTGGAAGAGCAAGGAGGTGAAAGAAGCTCTGAGAAGGATggtgataaaatatttacaatgtcTGGGCACAGAAGAGATATAa